One stretch of Natranaerovirga pectinivora DNA includes these proteins:
- a CDS encoding GNAT family N-acetyltransferase — translation MKIVVDKDIVLETLKEKDVQESFELVDRNRGYLREWLHWVDKTKSVEDRMKYINYALNKQNNNEGLDFKIKYCDTLIGSIGYDLGDFKSAEIGYWIEKQYSGKGIVTKCCERLIEYLFKELKVHRIVIKVAEKNIKSRKIPERLGFKQEGILRDVDILHGQYHSDVIYGILENEYNKK, via the coding sequence ATGAAAATAGTCGTTGATAAAGACATAGTTTTAGAAACTTTAAAGGAAAAGGATGTTCAAGAGAGTTTTGAATTAGTAGATCGTAATAGAGGCTATTTGCGTGAATGGTTACATTGGGTTGATAAAACTAAAAGTGTAGAAGATAGGATGAAGTATATTAATTATGCTCTAAATAAACAAAACAATAACGAAGGTTTAGACTTTAAAATAAAGTATTGTGATACATTGATTGGATCCATTGGTTATGACTTAGGAGATTTTAAATCTGCAGAAATAGGATACTGGATAGAAAAACAATATTCCGGTAAAGGTATAGTAACTAAATGTTGCGAAAGGCTAATAGAATATTTATTTAAGGAATTAAAAGTACATAGAATCGTCATTAAAGTTGCTGAAAAAAATATAAAAAGCAGAAAAATACCCGAAAGATTAGGGTTTAAGCAGGAAGGCATTTTAAGAGATGTAGATATATTACATGGACAATATCATAGTGATGTAATATATGGTATTTTAGAAAATGAGTACAATAAGAAGTGA
- a CDS encoding aminoglycoside phosphotransferase family protein: MNDKFKDITGSDNWKNIVLIDKGWSSDKKYYINTNNGEQFLLRLSNISEYHTKKDDYELLKQLDELPVIMSRPLAFDVCNDGNDVYTLFTWVDGKDAERIIPMLSDIEQYKIGVQAGEILRKIHETKVRHNLPEWSHRFNNKINRKIAAYEACSIKFEGSDSIINYINENRFLLENRPQVFQHGDYHIGNMTISEKGDLGIIDFNRLDFGDPWEEFNRITFCAGVSKFFASGRINGYFDNNVPDTFFRLLALYIGCNQLSSIPWAIPFGQDDINYMLKQAMNVLEWYKGFKTYIPSWYIFNNEI; this comes from the coding sequence ATGAACGATAAATTTAAAGATATAACTGGTTCAGATAATTGGAAGAATATTGTATTAATTGATAAAGGTTGGTCAAGTGACAAAAAGTACTATATTAATACTAATAATGGCGAACAGTTTTTACTTAGATTATCCAACATATCAGAGTATCATACTAAAAAAGATGATTATGAATTGCTAAAACAACTTGATGAACTTCCAGTGATAATGTCTAGACCATTAGCCTTCGATGTATGTAATGATGGTAATGACGTCTATACTTTATTTACCTGGGTAGATGGTAAAGATGCAGAACGTATTATTCCTATGCTAAGTGATATAGAACAGTATAAGATAGGGGTTCAGGCTGGGGAAATTTTAAGAAAGATTCATGAAACTAAAGTTCGGCATAACCTACCAGAGTGGTCACACCGCTTTAATAATAAAATTAATCGAAAAATAGCAGCATATGAGGCATGTTCTATAAAATTCGAGGGTTCTGATTCGATTATTAATTATATTAATGAAAACCGATTTCTTTTAGAAAATAGGCCCCAAGTTTTTCAACATGGAGACTATCATATTGGCAATATGACAATATCGGAAAAAGGTGATTTAGGCATAATAGATTTCAACAGACTTGATTTTGGAGATCCTTGGGAAGAATTTAATCGAATCACCTTTTGTGCTGGGGTTAGTAAGTTTTTTGCCTCTGGGCGCATTAATGGTTACTTTGATAATAATGTTCCAGACACTTTTTTTAGGTTGTTAGCGTTATACATAGGTTGTAATCAACTTAGTTCAATTCCTTGGGCTATACCATTTGGTCAAGATGATATTAATTATATGCTTAAACAAGCCATGAATGTCCTCGAGTGGTACAAGGGCTTTAAAACTTATATACCTAGTTGGTATATTTTTAATAATGAAATTTAA
- a CDS encoding lysophospholipid acyltransferase family protein produces the protein MISTATAKIINILPDRFVTYISKKVVNKLLKKYATINIEGSENLKEIKTPTIFICNHLSNSDGLVLDKALKEIDPTFVAGVKLSNNAVTSIGINAIKTTNIKPNTADNEGLKKIINLVKQGESLLIFPEGTRSRVGSLIEAKRGTLLIARMTGAPIVPIGLYGTEKLLPIKKEGDMSGETFNHADVYINIGKQFEFPKRSKEQDKKEYDDFTTNYIMKKIAELLPENYRGVYK, from the coding sequence ATGATATCCACTGCAACAGCAAAAATTATTAATATTTTACCGGATAGATTTGTCACATACATATCTAAAAAAGTTGTTAATAAACTCCTAAAAAAATATGCCACTATAAATATAGAGGGAAGTGAAAATTTAAAAGAAATTAAAACGCCAACTATTTTTATATGCAATCACTTAAGCAATTCTGATGGATTGGTTTTAGACAAGGCACTAAAAGAGATTGATCCAACTTTTGTAGCAGGTGTAAAGCTGTCCAATAATGCTGTTACAAGTATAGGGATTAATGCAATTAAGACTACAAACATAAAACCGAATACTGCTGATAATGAGGGTCTTAAGAAAATTATTAACCTTGTTAAACAAGGGGAAAGTTTATTGATTTTTCCAGAAGGAACTAGAAGTAGAGTTGGTAGTTTAATAGAAGCAAAGAGAGGAACCCTTCTAATTGCAAGGATGACAGGAGCTCCTATTGTACCTATTGGTTTATATGGTACAGAAAAACTCTTACCAATAAAAAAAGAAGGCGATATGAGTGGGGAAACCTTTAATCATGCCGATGTGTATATCAACATTGGAAAACAATTTGAATTTCCCAAGAGATCAAAAGAGCAAGACAAAAAAGAATACGATGACTTTACCACAAACTACATAATGAAAAAAATAGCAGAATTATTACCTGAGAATTATAGGGGGGTATATAAATAA
- a CDS encoding GNAT family N-acetyltransferase: protein MIKGQQIILKPSKLSDKRKIYEWLCLSETARSHMGPPNFEDTPIPSWEEYCEDFEDYYFDGSKPECGQLWIISYENEEIGAICYSSFHLKGKSAELDIWMSTEKHCGKGFGSESIKVFCDYLIQILGIERFIIRPSKRNTRAVRAYEKGGFVKVLDEDKQKVVKEFLLDEYLDVYGQGDYGIGDDVVLIM, encoded by the coding sequence ATGATTAAAGGTCAACAGATTATTTTAAAACCATCCAAACTAAGTGACAAAAGAAAAATATATGAATGGTTGTGTTTATCAGAAACAGCTAGAAGCCATATGGGTCCCCCTAATTTTGAGGATACACCTATACCAAGTTGGGAAGAATACTGTGAGGATTTTGAAGATTATTATTTTGACGGCTCAAAACCAGAGTGTGGTCAACTATGGATAATAAGCTACGAGAACGAAGAAATAGGCGCTATATGCTATTCTTCCTTTCATTTAAAAGGTAAGAGTGCAGAGCTTGATATATGGATGTCAACTGAAAAGCACTGTGGAAAAGGATTCGGATCTGAGTCTATTAAGGTTTTTTGTGACTATTTAATTCAAATTCTTGGTATTGAACGATTTATTATTAGACCATCAAAAAGAAATACACGGGCTGTTAGAGCATATGAAAAAGGCGGTTTTGTAAAAGTTTTAGATGAAGATAAGCAAAAAGTTGTAAAAGAATTTCTACTAGATGAATATTTAGACGTTTATGGACAGGGTGATTATGGAATAGGTGACGATGTTGTATTAATAATGTAA